One window of the bacterium genome contains the following:
- the thiE gene encoding thiamine phosphate synthase, with the protein MQIDLYPVVTEAYCLGRSSLSVCRDVIAGGAKIIQLREKDKDKAALIALAQEVRAYTLAADVLLIINDYVDVALAVGADGVHLGQEDMPIAQAREMAPQLLLGISTHTIQEAITAEQAGADYINIGPVFATRTKQLVFSALGPERVQEISRFVSIPFTVMGGIHENNIAEVLKIGARKIAMVTEITQAENIVEKVKTLRIDFV; encoded by the coding sequence ATGCAGATTGATCTCTATCCGGTTGTGACGGAAGCTTACTGCCTGGGGCGCAGCAGTCTATCGGTTTGCCGGGACGTGATTGCAGGCGGCGCAAAAATCATTCAGCTGCGGGAAAAAGATAAAGATAAAGCGGCATTGATCGCACTGGCGCAAGAAGTACGCGCATATACCCTGGCGGCGGATGTTTTGCTGATTATCAATGATTATGTTGATGTTGCCTTGGCAGTCGGTGCAGATGGTGTCCATTTGGGGCAGGAGGATATGCCGATCGCACAGGCCCGCGAGATGGCGCCCCAGCTGCTATTAGGTATTTCTACACATACTATTCAAGAAGCGATTACGGCAGAGCAGGCGGGTGCGGACTATATCAATATCGGTCCGGTGTTTGCCACCCGGACTAAGCAGTTGGTATTTTCAGCATTGGGACCTGAGCGGGTTCAGGAAATCTCCCGATTCGTCAGTATTCCTTTTACGGTCATGGGAGGTATTCATGAAAACAATATTGCTGAGGTTCTTAAGATAGGTGCACGTAAAATTGCCATGGTGACCGAGATTACACAGGCAGAAAATATTGTGGAAAAGGTTAAAACATTAAGAATAGACTTTGTGTGA
- the rpsF gene encoding 30S ribosomal protein S6, translating into MKTPYETMFLLPPTMSAEQIDTFVAHVQEVMEKKHGEITAIEKMGVRKTAYPVNKLNSAYYVLLQYKGNGETIHEVERTLKNSDEVFKYLSTKVITKPAVLKPSKKKAEKQAAPVVAKVEAAPKKEVNPVSPSTDAKVAAPVAGNGTQE; encoded by the coding sequence ATGAAAACCCCTTATGAAACAATGTTTTTGCTCCCGCCGACCATGAGCGCGGAACAAATTGATACTTTTGTTGCGCATGTTCAGGAAGTGATGGAAAAGAAGCATGGCGAAATCACAGCAATTGAAAAGATGGGTGTACGGAAAACCGCTTATCCGGTTAACAAATTAAACTCAGCGTATTATGTACTTTTGCAGTACAAGGGCAATGGCGAGACCATTCACGAGGTAGAGCGTACGCTGAAAAACAGCGATGAAGTATTCAAATATCTCTCAACCAAAGTTATCACCAAGCCTGCGGTGCTGAAACCGAGTAAGAAAAAAGCGGAAAAGCAAGCAGCGCCGGTCGTTGCCAAAGTAGAAGCGGCGCCCAAAAAGGAAGTCAATCCAGTGTCCCCGAGCACGGATGCCAAAGTAGCGGCACCGGTTGCAGGGAACGGCACACAGGAGTAA
- a CDS encoding single-stranded DNA-binding protein, with protein MANYNRSLLMGNLTRDPELRYIPSGSAVANLRLAVNRTYKNQSGELKEEVTYVNVVVWGKQAENCAEYLAKGSSVFVEGRLQSRQWETDDGQKRSVLEVVADRVQFLDRKKTGGSGDGESRQTTGERNDARPTHQEVSAGSDEDIPF; from the coding sequence GTGGCTAACTACAATCGTTCCTTACTAATGGGCAACTTGACGCGTGATCCGGAATTGCGTTACATTCCCAGCGGGTCGGCAGTTGCCAACCTGCGTTTGGCAGTCAACCGGACTTATAAAAACCAGAGCGGCGAGCTAAAAGAGGAAGTAACCTATGTTAACGTCGTGGTTTGGGGAAAACAAGCTGAAAATTGTGCTGAGTATCTTGCCAAAGGAAGCTCGGTATTTGTGGAAGGGCGCTTGCAGAGCCGTCAGTGGGAGACCGATGATGGTCAGAAACGTTCGGTATTGGAAGTGGTTGCCGACCGGGTACAATTTTTGGACCGCAAAAAGACCGGCGGCAGCGGTGACGGTGAAAGCAGACAGACCACTGGTGAAAGGAATGATGCTCGTCCGACGCATCAAGAGGTGAGTGCAGGTTCGGATGAGGATATTCCTTTTTAA
- the rpsR gene encoding 30S ribosomal protein S18, giving the protein MRRRRPHRKSCRFCANKVTGIDYKSVDAIKNFLTERGKIVPRRISGTCARHQRALTTAIKRARSLALLPYIAG; this is encoded by the coding sequence ATGAGAAGAAGACGGCCGCATCGCAAGAGCTGTCGCTTCTGTGCGAATAAAGTCACCGGTATTGATTACAAGAGTGTGGATGCAATAAAGAATTTTTTAACGGAGCGGGGAAAGATTGTTCCGCGCCGGATTTCGGGAACCTGTGCCCGTCATCAGCGTGCGCTGACAACGGCCATCAAACGCGCCCGTTCTTTGGCGCTCCTGCCCTATATTGCCGGATAA
- a CDS encoding YybS family protein: MNALAAFGILVFVAIAMILVANRTIWWGLKQGRSPFQCVGFSVLTLLVFYAVTLILIRVVFHQDIISIWHQEFEASLKASTAIYLELGWNAAEIKQAVDFIRRVFMQGAAGWVLMLSIGFSLVSYLVMRRLFPLLSGATRSIPPFTHWGAPEKTIWFLLGTLSLVVLGSRTHTWIAWLSLNSLIVMGGLYLFIGLAVVMFYLEKRKIPRIFKVLLVALLGFVPAMMIFIILIGVFDTWWDWRKIRQIK, encoded by the coding sequence ATGAACGCGCTGGCTGCATTCGGCATTCTCGTATTTGTTGCGATTGCAATGATACTCGTGGCCAACCGTACTATTTGGTGGGGATTGAAGCAGGGACGATCTCCGTTTCAATGTGTAGGGTTCAGTGTACTTACTTTGCTGGTTTTTTATGCAGTCACCTTGATTTTAATCAGGGTGGTTTTTCATCAGGACATCATCAGTATCTGGCATCAGGAATTTGAGGCCAGTTTGAAGGCTTCGACCGCGATCTATTTGGAATTAGGTTGGAATGCGGCTGAGATAAAACAGGCAGTTGATTTTATTCGCCGTGTTTTTATGCAGGGGGCTGCCGGCTGGGTACTCATGCTGTCGATTGGGTTTTCACTGGTCAGTTATTTGGTGATGCGGCGTTTGTTTCCCTTACTGTCTGGCGCGACACGATCCATACCTCCCTTTACCCATTGGGGAGCACCGGAAAAGACGATCTGGTTTTTATTGGGAACGCTGAGTTTGGTGGTTTTGGGTTCGCGGACTCACACTTGGATTGCTTGGCTGAGTTTAAACAGCTTGATTGTCATGGGCGGGTTGTATTTGTTTATAGGATTGGCAGTGGTTATGTTTTACTTGGAAAAGCGGAAAATTCCAAGGATTTTTAAGGTGTTGCTCGTAGCACTGCTCGGCTTTGTTCCGGCGATGATGATTTTTATCATATTAATAGGTGTTTTTGATACGTGGTGGGATTGGCGGAAAATCCGCCAGATTAAATAA
- the rplI gene encoding 50S ribosomal protein L9: MKIILCDDVKNLGRAGDTVKVADGYGRNYLLPKKLAMIATAPNIKRLEQELNSKKGQARRVQKDAEYQAEAISAKPVLITASAGEGGKLFGSVTSADIEAGLKERGIEVDKRKITMDDQIKMTGSYQVSIKVHADVDAELTVVVQSEEEKAAAEKKEKAEKEVDIVKPVETKVEPVAVEAVPAEAVPAEAVLADAAPAEAVPAEAVPAEAAPAVKGDDTSEQAGADKTETSSA, translated from the coding sequence ATGAAAATTATTTTATGTGACGATGTGAAAAATTTGGGACGTGCCGGGGATACGGTGAAAGTTGCCGATGGATACGGTCGTAATTATCTGTTGCCGAAAAAACTTGCGATGATTGCAACAGCGCCAAACATCAAGCGACTGGAGCAGGAATTGAATAGTAAAAAAGGTCAGGCCCGTCGGGTACAAAAAGATGCCGAATATCAGGCTGAAGCAATTTCAGCCAAACCAGTGCTGATTACAGCTTCGGCAGGCGAGGGCGGCAAACTCTTCGGGTCGGTCACTTCGGCTGATATCGAAGCAGGTCTCAAAGAACGGGGTATTGAGGTTGATAAACGCAAGATCACGATGGATGACCAGATAAAGATGACCGGTTCTTACCAGGTGAGTATCAAGGTGCATGCTGATGTGGATGCCGAATTGACTGTGGTGGTCCAAAGCGAAGAGGAAAAGGCCGCTGCTGAGAAAAAAGAGAAAGCGGAAAAAGAAGTTGATATTGTCAAACCGGTAGAAACCAAAGTTGAGCCGGTGGCAGTAGAAGCAGTACCGGCAGAAGCAGTACCGGCAGAAGCAGTATTAGCGGACGCGGCACCGGCAGAAGCAGTACCGGCAGAAGCAGTACCGGCAGAAGCGGCACCTGCAGTCAAGGGTGATGACACGTCAGAACAAGCTGGTGCGGATAAAACAGAGACGTCGTCAGCCTAA
- the dnaB gene encoding replicative DNA helicase, giving the protein MVAANSQVTSPEKIPPQNLEAERSTLGAMLLDQEAIARVLELVNENTFYQAAHRIIFRAILELYNRNEPVDYITMTDLLSRWGELDKIGGAAYITGLTDDVPTTAHVEHYARIIKEKYILRNLIRTSTQLVSRCYAEVEDTDALLDEAEKAIFDLSQDRQRGSVLQIRDIIHDAMEMVENLSKHESHITGVPTGYPELDQMTSGFQPGELVILAARPSMGKTALALNMASYAAIEGKVPVAIFSLEMSSESLVTRMLCSDGRVDLQAVRTGRLGEGDLGHLSMAAGRLFDAPIFIDDSPSSTILEIRSKARRLKSEHNIGLIVIDYIQMMSGSGKMENRQQEIATISRSLKGLAKELRIPVLVLSQLSRAPESRGGGDRRPQLSDLRESGAIEQDADLVSFIYREAYYDKDKKDDKTAEIIIAKQRNGPTGFVKLIFNQQYTRFDSISLRMSGAPQ; this is encoded by the coding sequence ATGGTTGCGGCCAATTCACAAGTGACATCGCCTGAAAAAATTCCGCCCCAGAATCTGGAAGCCGAGCGTTCGACTTTGGGTGCAATGCTGCTTGATCAAGAGGCCATTGCCCGGGTGCTTGAGCTGGTCAATGAAAACACCTTTTATCAGGCTGCGCATCGTATTATTTTTCGTGCGATTTTGGAATTGTATAATCGTAATGAACCGGTAGATTATATTACCATGACTGATTTACTTTCGCGCTGGGGTGAATTGGACAAAATCGGTGGTGCTGCCTATATTACCGGGCTGACCGATGATGTTCCTACGACAGCGCATGTGGAACATTATGCCCGCATTATCAAGGAAAAATATATTCTTCGGAATTTGATTCGCACCTCGACACAGCTTGTTTCACGCTGTTATGCAGAGGTGGAGGACACCGATGCCCTGCTCGATGAAGCTGAAAAAGCTATTTTTGATCTTTCCCAGGACCGGCAGCGTGGGTCCGTTCTTCAGATTCGCGACATTATTCATGATGCCATGGAGATGGTCGAAAATCTTTCCAAACATGAATCGCATATTACGGGTGTTCCCACCGGGTATCCTGAACTGGACCAGATGACATCCGGCTTTCAACCCGGCGAGTTGGTAATCCTGGCTGCCCGACCCTCAATGGGGAAGACGGCGCTGGCATTAAATATGGCTTCTTATGCCGCGATTGAGGGCAAGGTTCCGGTAGCTATTTTTTCTTTGGAAATGAGTTCTGAGTCTCTGGTGACACGTATGCTGTGTTCTGACGGCCGGGTTGATCTGCAAGCGGTCAGGACCGGAAGATTGGGAGAGGGTGATTTGGGGCATCTTTCGATGGCTGCCGGACGCTTGTTTGATGCACCGATTTTTATTGATGATTCTCCGAGCAGTACTATTTTAGAGATTCGTTCCAAAGCCCGGCGCCTTAAGTCGGAACATAATATTGGTTTGATTGTGATTGATTATATTCAGATGATGTCCGGATCCGGTAAAATGGAGAACCGCCAGCAGGAAATAGCAACAATTTCCCGTTCTTTAAAAGGGTTGGCCAAAGAATTACGTATTCCGGTTTTAGTACTGTCTCAGCTTTCCCGTGCACCTGAATCCCGGGGCGGCGGTGACCGGCGCCCGCAATTGTCCGATTTGCGCGAATCAGGCGCAATTGAACAGGATGCGGATTTGGTGTCCTTTATCTATCGTGAGGCTTATTATGATAAGGATAAAAAGGACGATAAAACTGCGGAAATAATTATTGCCAAACAGCGAAATGGTCCAACCGGTTTTGTCAAACTCATCTTTAATCAACAGTATACACGTTTTGACAGCATTTCATTGCGCATGTCCGGAGCGCCGCAATGA
- the alr gene encoding alanine racemase has protein sequence MIRGISGRPTWAEIDLNALRWNFKQVRQLVGSKIKILAVVKANAYGHGAVGCASVLEKSGVHALGVASVEEAAELRKAGIRVPLIVFGIVQLDEMDRVIQLDLQPTVVDLVQARALDVAAKKKHRHIKVQVKVDTGMGRIGISAAVSFAFARALKICHGIQVQGVFTHFSHADGRDKKMLHHQMDELKRSLTVFKAAGYTELDAHAANSAAVMESPSTHLDQVRPGLMLYGVYPAKRFFQKAELKPVLTWKTRIIQLKTVFAGTGISYGHTYVTKRKSMIATLPVGYADGFSRGLSNCGRVLVRGKKCPVIGRVCMDMCLVDVSGVPGVATGDEVVLIGKQRGRRILVDEMAARLNTISYELLCAIGQRVPRIMKGERR, from the coding sequence ATGATACGGGGCATCAGCGGTCGCCCCACCTGGGCGGAGATTGATTTGAACGCCCTGCGTTGGAATTTCAAGCAGGTTCGCCAATTGGTGGGTTCGAAAATTAAAATTTTAGCGGTGGTCAAGGCCAATGCCTATGGGCATGGTGCAGTTGGCTGCGCAAGTGTATTGGAAAAAAGCGGTGTGCATGCTTTGGGTGTGGCTTCTGTGGAAGAAGCGGCTGAATTGCGCAAAGCTGGTATTCGTGTTCCCTTGATTGTTTTTGGGATTGTCCAGTTAGATGAAATGGACCGGGTGATTCAACTGGATCTGCAGCCTACGGTGGTTGATCTGGTTCAGGCGAGAGCGTTGGATGTTGCTGCGAAGAAAAAACACCGGCACATCAAGGTGCAGGTCAAGGTGGATACCGGCATGGGGCGTATTGGTATTTCCGCAGCAGTGAGTTTTGCTTTTGCCCGTGCTTTAAAAATCTGTCATGGTATACAGGTACAGGGTGTTTTTACCCATTTTTCTCATGCCGACGGCAGGGATAAAAAAATGCTGCATCATCAGATGGATGAATTGAAACGCAGTTTAACAGTTTTTAAAGCAGCGGGATATACGGAGTTGGATGCGCATGCAGCCAATTCAGCAGCTGTGATGGAATCGCCTTCTACGCATCTTGATCAGGTTCGGCCGGGTCTGATGCTTTATGGTGTTTATCCTGCCAAGCGTTTTTTTCAAAAGGCTGAGCTTAAACCCGTACTTACCTGGAAGACCCGAATCATTCAACTTAAAACTGTTTTTGCCGGGACCGGAATTTCCTATGGACATACCTATGTGACCAAGAGAAAATCAATGATTGCCACACTGCCGGTGGGCTATGCCGACGGTTTTTCCCGCGGGCTTTCCAATTGCGGCAGGGTACTGGTACGCGGTAAAAAATGTCCGGTCATAGGCCGGGTGTGTATGGACATGTGTCTGGTGGATGTGTCCGGGGTTCCGGGGGTCGCAACCGGAGATGAGGTCGTCCTGATCGGCAAGCAGAGGGGGCGGCGGATATTGGTTGATGAGATGGCTGCGCGTTTGAACACGATTTCTTATGAGTTGCTTTGTGCCATTGGGCAGCGCGTGCCGCGCATCATGAAAGGCGAGAGAAGATGA
- a CDS encoding ABC transporter permease: MRKTNIFFLRFFNNVSGPFIALIEETGAIFIFFGKLIKSTVYLLSHPRVLRRFYYQPIIEQLVRMGVDSIPVVITTALFTGMVLAVQTGVTIEAKMKGAAMFIGSIVNLSLTRELGPVLTAILVTGRVGSAMAAEIGSMKITEQIDALRTLAANPIEYIGVPRFLAMMIMLPILTIMANVFGSLGGWVVATFYLGISSHVYWQGARATVEFGDVASGIVKSFFFAVIICLFALYRGFTTHGGAAGVGRSTTGAVVNASITILISDYFLTQLFAIF; this comes from the coding sequence ATGAGAAAAACAAATATTTTTTTTCTGCGTTTTTTCAACAATGTTTCCGGTCCTTTCATTGCGCTGATTGAAGAAACCGGAGCAATCTTTATATTTTTCGGTAAACTTATCAAGTCAACGGTTTATTTGTTAAGTCACCCACGGGTCTTACGGCGTTTTTATTATCAGCCGATTATTGAGCAGTTGGTGCGTATGGGGGTTGACTCCATTCCGGTGGTCATCACCACGGCCTTGTTTACCGGTATGGTTTTGGCGGTCCAGACCGGCGTGACGATAGAAGCCAAAATGAAGGGGGCCGCGATGTTTATCGGCAGCATTGTCAACCTGTCATTGACACGGGAGCTGGGTCCGGTGCTCACGGCAATCCTGGTGACCGGCCGGGTAGGTTCCGCCATGGCGGCAGAGATTGGCTCGATGAAAATCACCGAGCAGATTGATGCGTTGCGGACTTTGGCAGCCAATCCAATAGAGTATATCGGCGTACCGCGATTTTTGGCAATGATGATTATGCTGCCGATTTTGACCATCATGGCCAATGTATTTGGTTCCCTGGGAGGCTGGGTGGTGGCGACGTTTTACCTGGGAATCAGTTCACATGTTTATTGGCAGGGGGCACGCGCTACAGTGGAATTTGGTGATGTGGCTTCCGGTATTGTCAAGAGCTTCTTTTTTGCCGTGATTATCTGTCTGTTTGCGCTTTATCGCGGATTCACCACCCATGGCGGTGCCGCCGGGGTGGGGCGTTCAACCACAGGAGCTGTGGTCAATGCCTCCATCACCATACTGATTTCGGATTATTTTCTGACACAATTATTTGCCATCTTTTAG
- a CDS encoding ABC transporter ATP-binding protein gives MIRIEGLFKKFHAKRVLRGVDLEIEKGETMVIIGRSGEGKSVLLKSIINLVEPDHGAVWFNQHNISMAREKEKDRIRQHFGMLFQGSALFDSLTVAENVCFGLRRMKKLSETQIDKIVTERLAMVGLKNIEQHYPAELSGGMKKRVALARAIALDPEVILYDEPTTGIDPIMADAINDLIISLRKKLSVTSIVVTHDMVSAYKIADRIAMLHEGKIVGVGTPARIKKTRNPLIRQFISGSAHGPIKLV, from the coding sequence TTGATCAGGATTGAGGGATTGTTTAAAAAGTTTCATGCCAAAAGGGTTTTGCGCGGCGTGGATTTGGAAATAGAAAAAGGCGAGACCATGGTGATTATCGGCCGCTCCGGTGAGGGTAAGTCCGTACTTTTAAAAAGCATCATTAACCTCGTCGAGCCGGATCATGGAGCGGTTTGGTTTAATCAACACAATATCAGTATGGCTCGTGAAAAGGAGAAAGACCGCATCCGGCAGCATTTCGGTATGCTGTTTCAAGGTTCGGCTCTGTTTGATTCCCTGACGGTCGCAGAAAACGTATGCTTCGGTCTGCGTCGGATGAAAAAACTCAGCGAGACGCAGATTGACAAAATTGTGACCGAGCGTCTGGCCATGGTCGGGCTAAAGAACATAGAGCAACACTACCCTGCGGAATTGTCCGGGGGTATGAAAAAGCGAGTGGCCCTGGCACGGGCCATTGCCCTGGACCCGGAAGTGATTCTCTATGACGAGCCGACGACCGGCATTGATCCCATTATGGCGGATGCGATCAATGATCTGATTATTTCATTACGCAAAAAATTATCAGTGACTTCCATTGTTGTGACGCATGATATGGTTAGTGCGTATAAAATTGCGGACCGGATCGCCATGCTGCATGAGGGCAAGATCGTAGGTGTGGGGACGCCGGCCCGGATAAAGAAAACCCGCAATCCATTGATTCGACAATTTATTTCCGGTTCGGCGCACGGGCCGATCAAACTGGTTTAG
- a CDS encoding MlaD family protein, which translates to MAVKKISGLELKVGITAGIALLFLALTIFMVEKIHFGQAGYPIYVSFQFVDAINPQADVVIGGGVKIGYVSQITAKGERIILAVMLNKNVKVPKSAKFQIISKGLMGDKYLNVVAQKDVGEYLQANDRVVGVEPLNIDKAFERFGQVADSIKLMLGDPDIQGSLGDMMRNFESLSGRLDQLVRENEQYLSNSFENFSQAAESINEFSKDIESITHGLEKVLSKTNQKNIETTLVSLKNVSVRLDEQILNIEKSKGALGVLINDEKMAKDLKQLVKELKDDPWKLLWKQ; encoded by the coding sequence ATGGCAGTGAAAAAAATAAGTGGTTTGGAGCTCAAGGTCGGTATTACAGCCGGAATTGCCTTGCTGTTTCTGGCGCTTACTATTTTTATGGTTGAAAAAATTCATTTCGGGCAAGCCGGATATCCAATTTATGTATCGTTTCAATTTGTAGATGCCATCAACCCCCAGGCTGACGTGGTAATTGGCGGCGGGGTTAAAATTGGTTATGTGAGCCAGATCACGGCCAAAGGGGAACGGATAATTTTGGCGGTCATGCTCAATAAAAACGTTAAGGTTCCTAAAAGTGCCAAGTTCCAGATTATTTCTAAAGGATTAATGGGAGATAAGTATCTCAATGTGGTCGCGCAAAAGGATGTGGGTGAGTACCTGCAAGCCAATGACCGGGTGGTGGGCGTTGAGCCGCTCAATATTGACAAGGCTTTTGAGCGTTTTGGTCAGGTGGCTGATTCGATTAAGCTGATGCTGGGGGATCCGGATATCCAGGGATCGCTCGGTGATATGATGAGGAATTTTGAAAGTCTGTCAGGCCGGCTTGACCAATTGGTCAGGGAAAATGAGCAGTACCTGTCCAACAGTTTTGAAAATTTTTCTCAGGCAGCGGAATCCATTAATGAATTTTCCAAGGATATTGAGAGCATTACCCATGGGCTGGAAAAAGTACTCTCTAAAACCAATCAGAAAAATATCGAAACAACCCTGGTGAGCCTAAAAAATGTTTCGGTCCGGCTGGATGAACAGATCCTCAATATTGAAAAAAGCAAAGGAGCGTTGGGGGTTTTAATTAATGATGAAAAAATGGCGAAGGATTTGAAGCAGCTGGTGAAGGAACTCAAGGATGATCCCTGGAAACTGCTCTGGAAACAATGA
- the radA gene encoding DNA repair protein RadA, with the protein MNRTKDKKVQYVCQSCGHAAPKWMGRCPDCHAWNTFLEETVRTGSKSRVTLARSPGVPLALKEIRAVEADRSPTGMEEMDRVLGGGIVPSSLILVGGDPGIGKSTLLMQAAFTVAHTGKQVLYISGEESGIQIKLRADRLETAPDKLLILCETGMDAIAAAIESSQPDVVIVDSIQTMMHPEVGSVPGSVGQVRECTAALMAIAKNNGPAIFLVGHVTKEGTLAGPRILEHLVDTVLYFEGDPQHGYRILRTIKNRFGPTNEVGVFEMGGKGLIQIGDPSKLFLKERHKNTAGSAIAVSLEGSRPLLVEIQALLATSYFGMPQRRVSGLDYNRCCLMLAVLERRAGFTLGSQDVFLSIAGGLAVSEPAMDLAVAAAIVSSLKDKAIRPDVAVFGEIGLGGELRAVTQPERRCQEAAQMGFGTCIVPQQDLEKVSALPKLECLGVNTITDALAILFE; encoded by the coding sequence ATGAATCGTACCAAGGATAAGAAAGTTCAGTATGTCTGTCAGTCCTGCGGTCATGCCGCACCCAAGTGGATGGGGCGTTGTCCGGATTGCCACGCATGGAACACGTTTTTGGAAGAGACTGTGCGGACAGGCAGTAAGTCGCGTGTGACACTTGCCCGGTCGCCCGGAGTGCCGTTGGCCCTCAAAGAGATTCGCGCAGTTGAAGCAGACCGTTCGCCCACCGGGATGGAGGAGATGGATCGTGTATTGGGCGGAGGGATTGTGCCTTCTTCGTTGATCCTGGTCGGAGGAGATCCGGGAATCGGAAAATCAACCTTGTTGATGCAGGCTGCATTTACGGTCGCACATACCGGGAAACAGGTTCTTTATATTAGTGGTGAGGAATCCGGCATTCAGATAAAACTCAGGGCGGACCGCCTGGAAACCGCCCCGGACAAACTTTTGATTTTATGTGAGACCGGGATGGATGCCATTGCGGCGGCGATTGAAAGTAGTCAACCTGACGTTGTGATTGTTGACTCCATCCAGACGATGATGCATCCGGAGGTTGGATCCGTACCGGGTTCTGTTGGACAGGTGCGGGAGTGCACGGCTGCGCTGATGGCGATCGCCAAGAATAATGGGCCGGCTATTTTTTTGGTTGGTCACGTGACCAAAGAAGGCACCTTGGCCGGCCCAAGAATTCTTGAGCATCTGGTGGATACGGTGCTTTATTTTGAGGGTGACCCGCAGCACGGATACCGGATTTTGCGTACGATTAAAAATCGTTTTGGACCGACTAATGAAGTGGGCGTTTTTGAAATGGGCGGCAAGGGTCTGATACAAATCGGTGATCCTTCAAAACTGTTTTTGAAAGAGCGGCACAAAAATACAGCCGGCTCTGCCATTGCGGTTAGTCTGGAAGGGTCGCGTCCCTTGCTGGTTGAAATCCAGGCACTGTTGGCAACTTCCTATTTTGGCATGCCGCAAAGGCGTGTTTCGGGGTTGGACTATAACCGTTGCTGTCTGATGCTGGCAGTCCTCGAACGCCGCGCCGGTTTTACACTGGGATCGCAGGATGTGTTTTTATCCATTGCCGGTGGACTCGCAGTTTCGGAACCGGCCATGGATCTGGCGGTAGCAGCGGCCATTGTCTCAAGCTTGAAAGATAAGGCCATCCGGCCGGATGTGGCGGTTTTCGGAGAGATCGGACTCGGCGGGGAACTGCGTGCCGTCACCCAGCCGGAACGGCGCTGTCAAGAGGCTGCGCAAATGGGGTTTGGTACCTGTATTGTCCCTCAGCAAGATTTGGAAAAAGTCAGTGCTTTGCCCAAATTGGAATGCTTGGGTGTCAATACGATTACAGACGCACTTGCGATTTTATTTGAATAA
- the ispD gene encoding 2-C-methyl-D-erythritol 4-phosphate cytidylyltransferase gives MEKRVEVIIVAGGKGRRMGGPVPKAFLGLNGLPIFTYALKTFLAIEAVRRVILVVPPGEEEKAQAVCRELTLDKSYLVICGGARRQDSVRSGMDHLLEETEIVLVHDAARPFCTREIIQRVMIAVKKHGAAVPGIPLADTLKKVDGEAFVHGTVDRRSLVAVQTPQGFQRILLREAYQNAWKKNLTATDDAGLVELLGHRIAVVEGHAKNFKITKPYDLALAEILFKNTGSLSE, from the coding sequence ATGGAAAAGCGGGTAGAGGTAATTATTGTTGCAGGCGGCAAAGGACGGCGCATGGGCGGTCCGGTGCCCAAAGCATTTTTGGGACTTAATGGTCTGCCGATTTTTACCTATGCCCTGAAGACCTTTCTCGCAATAGAGGCTGTCAGGCGTGTTATTTTAGTGGTTCCCCCAGGAGAAGAGGAAAAAGCCCAGGCAGTTTGCCGGGAATTGACACTCGATAAATCCTATCTGGTCATATGCGGCGGCGCACGTCGTCAAGATTCGGTGCGTAGCGGGATGGATCATCTCCTAGAGGAAACGGAGATTGTGCTGGTGCACGATGCAGCACGTCCTTTTTGCACAAGAGAAATTATTCAGCGTGTAATGATAGCTGTGAAAAAACACGGTGCCGCAGTTCCCGGTATTCCGCTTGCGGATACGTTGAAGAAGGTTGATGGGGAGGCATTTGTACATGGAACCGTTGACCGGCGTAGTTTGGTTGCAGTTCAGACACCGCAAGGATTTCAGCGGATACTTTTGCGGGAAGCGTATCAAAATGCCTGGAAGAAAAATCTTACGGCAACGGATGATGCCGGGTTGGTTGAATTGCTTGGTCACCGGATTGCGGTGGTGGAAGGACATGCGAAAAATTTTAAGATTACCAAACCCTATGATCTTGCATTGGCTGAAATACTGTTTAAAAATACCGGCTCCTTAAGCGAGTAG